Proteins encoded by one window of Selenomonadales bacterium:
- the rpsO gene encoding 30S ribosomal protein S15, producing MITAEQKQQIIETYRTHEGDTGSPEVQIALLTHRIVYLTEHLKEHKKDHHSRRGLLKMVGHRRGLLNYLRKIDIERYRAIIAKLNIRK from the coding sequence ATGATCACTGCAGAACAGAAACAACAGATTATCGAAACGTACCGCACGCATGAAGGCGATACGGGTTCCCCGGAAGTACAGATCGCTCTCTTGACGCACCGCATCGTGTACTTGACGGAACACTTGAAAGAACACAAAAAAGACCATCATTCCCGTCGTGGCCTCTTGAAAATGGTTGGTCACCGTCGTGGTCTTTTGAACTACTTGCGTAAAATCGATATCGAACGTTACCGTGCGATCATCGCTAAATTGAACATCCGTAAGTAA